A section of the Verrucomicrobiota bacterium genome encodes:
- a CDS encoding DUF1559 domain-containing protein gives MPKRKVIAFTLIELLVVIAIIAILAALLLPALAKAKEKAQRTKCMNNMRQIGIALVLYEGDHRKMPPRASQVPDFMNPNAGGWENNCLYAITPYLQSSQKTPSSKIYACPSAKKPGDGSDATAASATSYLPNAVVMELSLAQVSKPSEVIFIQETIRLVSYTALRPAVGNDFGLCQGQYTYWHVNLKPGVDWYSMVHAQGGNFVFTDGHAEFRKAINLRAKHFGLADGTSGKAEDTQKASDTACYKSAFN, from the coding sequence ATGCCTAAGCGGAAAGTTATCGCGTTCACGCTGATTGAACTGTTGGTGGTCATTGCCATCATCGCCATTCTCGCCGCGCTGCTTTTACCGGCGTTGGCCAAGGCGAAGGAGAAGGCCCAGCGCACCAAGTGCATGAACAACATGCGGCAGATCGGCATCGCGCTGGTGCTGTATGAAGGCGACCATCGCAAAATGCCGCCCCGGGCCTCGCAAGTTCCCGACTTCATGAATCCCAATGCGGGTGGTTGGGAGAATAATTGTCTCTACGCCATCACGCCTTACCTGCAAAGCTCGCAGAAAACGCCCAGCTCAAAAATTTACGCCTGTCCGAGCGCGAAGAAGCCGGGCGATGGCAGCGATGCCACGGCCGCCAGCGCCACGAGTTATCTGCCCAACGCCGTCGTCATGGAATTGAGCCTGGCACAGGTTTCCAAACCGAGTGAGGTCATTTTCATTCAGGAAACCATCCGCCTCGTCAGTTACACGGCGTTGCGTCCGGCGGTGGGCAACGACTTCGGACTTTGCCAGGGACAGTACACCTATTGGCACGTCAATCTGAAACCCGGAGTGGACTGGTACAGCATGGTCCACGCGCAAGGCGGGAATTTTGTGTTCACGGACGGCCATGCCGAGTTTCGGAAGGCCATCAACTTGCGCGCCAAACATTTTGGTCTCGCCGACGGCACCTCCGGCAAGGCGGAGGACACGCAGAAAGCCAGCGACACCGCGTGTTACAAGAGCGCGTTCAATTAG
- a CDS encoding glucosidase: protein MTPEHQRLHEPSKEHVVPWKKWGPYVAERAWGTVREDYSAEGEAWDYFPHDLARSKAYRWGEDGLAAICDRYQILVFAVALWNGRDPILKERLFGLVPTEGNHGEDVKEYYFYLDSTPTHSYLKYLYKYPQTEFPYSKLIEENRKRLSNEPEYELLDTGIFDDNRYFDIFVEYAKAAPEDICIRIEVFNRGPEPAPIHVLPHLWFRNRWAWGKEARPEPRISLGRKSQSHLVLIADDTCCHSLKKIPYDYRLGRRHLYADPGAQPLFTNNETNCERVFDPAARSRSPFVKDAFHRHIIEGADCVNPEQFGTKACLHYVGQIVPAGGSVVFRLRLTDESLSKPLAEIDKIIATRRAEADEFYATIHPASATEDERRIQRQALAGLLWSKQIYLFDVAEWLDGDFPDWPPPESRKSIRNVHWRHLNSKRILSMPDKWEYPWFAAWDLAFQAVPLTLVDPEFAKQQLWLLLFEQFQHPNGQLPAYEWEFSDMNPPVHAWAIWRVYNMDRIRSGKADRAFLEKCFHKLLINFTWWVNKVDSDGNNVFEGGFLGLDNITVVDRSKKMPDGAVLQQSDGSGWMGMFWLNMMRIALELAKENKAYEGLATKFFEHYVYIGAAMKNMGRRGYELWDEQDGFFYDVLSYADGSFQKFRVRSLVGLIPMFAVERLEEDWLEPFPEFRANMHWFLKNRQDLVEKCVTTLEHDGKKVHVLAIMNPEQMQRLLRVIWSPKEFRSDFGLRSLSKYHEAHPYQFDSNEIRYEPAESVARLKGGNSNWRGPIWFPTTFMMIESLRKLRKAYGGAFAIGGCASVEDCVNLEEMADGFANNLIRLFTRNERNKRPIYGAAQKFQSDPHWRDYILFHEYFHGDTGQGLGASHQTGWTALVASLIDEWRK, encoded by the coding sequence ATGACCCCGGAGCATCAACGGCTGCACGAACCATCGAAAGAGCATGTTGTCCCGTGGAAGAAGTGGGGGCCGTATGTGGCCGAGCGGGCGTGGGGCACGGTGCGGGAGGATTACAGCGCGGAAGGTGAGGCGTGGGATTACTTTCCGCACGACCTGGCGCGCTCCAAAGCCTATCGCTGGGGAGAGGATGGGTTGGCGGCGATTTGCGACCGCTACCAAATCCTGGTCTTCGCGGTGGCGTTGTGGAACGGACGCGATCCGATCCTGAAGGAAAGGTTGTTTGGCTTGGTGCCGACGGAGGGGAATCACGGCGAGGACGTGAAGGAATATTATTTTTATCTCGATTCGACGCCCACGCATTCCTACCTGAAGTATCTCTACAAGTATCCGCAGACGGAATTTCCCTACAGCAAACTCATCGAAGAAAACCGCAAGCGTTTGAGCAATGAACCGGAATATGAGCTGCTCGACACGGGTATTTTCGACGACAACCGCTACTTCGATATTTTCGTGGAGTACGCCAAGGCTGCGCCGGAGGATATTTGCATCCGCATCGAGGTGTTTAATCGCGGACCGGAGCCGGCGCCGATTCACGTCCTGCCGCATCTGTGGTTTCGCAACCGCTGGGCGTGGGGAAAAGAGGCCAGACCAGAGCCGCGCATTTCGCTCGGCAGAAAAAGCCAAAGCCATCTGGTGCTGATTGCAGACGACACCTGTTGCCACTCGCTCAAGAAGATTCCTTACGACTACCGGCTGGGTCGGCGTCACCTCTACGCCGATCCGGGTGCGCAACCGCTGTTTACCAACAATGAAACCAACTGCGAACGGGTATTTGATCCGGCGGCTAGAAGCCGCAGCCCGTTTGTAAAGGACGCGTTTCATCGTCACATCATCGAAGGCGCGGACTGCGTCAACCCGGAACAGTTCGGCACCAAGGCCTGTCTGCACTACGTCGGCCAGATTGTTCCTGCGGGCGGCTCAGTCGTGTTCCGCTTGCGCCTGACCGACGAATCGTTGAGCAAGCCGCTCGCGGAAATTGATAAGATCATCGCTACGCGCCGCGCCGAAGCCGACGAGTTTTACGCAACGATTCATCCGGCGAGCGCCACTGAGGATGAGCGGCGCATCCAACGCCAGGCTCTGGCCGGTCTGCTCTGGAGCAAACAGATTTATCTGTTCGACGTGGCGGAATGGTTGGATGGGGACTTTCCGGATTGGCCGCCGCCGGAATCACGAAAGAGCATCCGCAACGTCCACTGGAGACATTTGAATTCCAAACGCATCCTTTCGATGCCCGACAAATGGGAGTATCCGTGGTTTGCCGCGTGGGATCTGGCGTTCCAGGCCGTGCCGCTGACGCTGGTTGATCCGGAGTTTGCCAAGCAACAACTCTGGCTGCTATTGTTTGAACAATTCCAACATCCCAATGGACAGCTTCCGGCTTACGAATGGGAATTCTCCGATATGAACCCGCCGGTTCATGCTTGGGCCATCTGGCGCGTCTATAACATGGATCGCATCCGCTCCGGCAAGGCCGACCGCGCGTTCCTGGAAAAGTGTTTCCACAAATTGCTCATCAATTTCACTTGGTGGGTGAACAAGGTGGACAGCGACGGCAACAATGTTTTTGAAGGTGGTTTCCTCGGCCTCGACAACATCACGGTGGTGGACCGCAGCAAGAAAATGCCCGACGGCGCCGTGCTGCAGCAGTCCGACGGCAGCGGTTGGATGGGAATGTTTTGGCTGAACATGATGCGCATCGCGCTGGAACTGGCCAAGGAGAACAAGGCTTATGAAGGACTGGCCACGAAGTTCTTCGAGCACTACGTGTATATCGGCGCGGCGATGAAGAATATGGGGCGTCGTGGTTACGAACTTTGGGACGAACAGGACGGATTCTTCTACGACGTGTTGAGTTATGCCGACGGGAGCTTTCAGAAATTCCGCGTCCGTTCGCTGGTGGGATTGATCCCGATGTTTGCCGTCGAACGGCTCGAAGAGGATTGGCTGGAGCCGTTTCCGGAATTCCGCGCCAACATGCATTGGTTTTTGAAAAACCGGCAGGACCTGGTCGAGAAGTGCGTGACCACGCTGGAACATGACGGAAAAAAAGTCCACGTACTGGCCATCATGAACCCGGAGCAGATGCAGCGGTTGCTGCGCGTGATCTGGAGTCCGAAAGAATTCCGTTCGGACTTCGGTCTCCGCAGTCTAAGCAAATACCACGAAGCGCATCCGTATCAGTTTGATTCGAACGAAATCCGTTACGAACCGGCGGAGTCGGTGGCGCGGCTCAAAGGCGGCAACTCCAACTGGCGCGGGCCAATCTGGTTTCCCACCACGTTCATGATGATCGAGTCGTTGCGGAAACTTCGCAAAGCCTACGGCGGCGCGTTTGCCATAGGCGGCTGCGCCTCTGTAGAAGACTGTGTGAACCTGGAGGAAATGGCGGACGGTTTTGCGAACAACCTCATCCGTCTGTTCACGCGCAACGAACGAAACAAGCGGCCCATTTACGGTGCGGCACAAAAGTTTCAAAGCGATCCGCACTGGCGCGATTACATTTTGTTCCATGAATATTTTCATGGCGACACCGGGCAGGGGTTGGGCGCGTCACACCAGACTGGTTGGACGGCGCTGGTGGCGTCATTGATTGACGAGTGGCGGAAATAG